A region of Salmo salar chromosome ssa17, Ssal_v3.1, whole genome shotgun sequence DNA encodes the following proteins:
- the adamts1 gene encoding A disintegrin and metalloproteinase with thrombospondin motifs 1 codes for MKWFVCVSFSLITALCVSAAHGTWEESTVIPVRLDPVRPEREAEQGRTLSVEEREKESEMRVYRLDVFGKRVVLELEPDQTFLAPGFVFHVVGSPELQAQRESDSSAAETQCFFSGTVNGDEDSAAALNLCHGLRGGFYLQGEEYFIYPNNSTDAQSVDGDLHLIRRRGRESFAEESSSKCGVNEDEDRLPENQETKVNHGTTNSDHPAHHQRSKRFVSTPRFVEIMIVADQSMAEFHGAGLKPYLLTIMAVASRLYRHPTIHNSISLAVVKLLVVYEEESGPQVSSNAALTLRNFCQWQQQHNPPSDRHPEHYDTAVLFTRTDLCGAHSCDTLGMADVGTVCDPERSCSIIEDDGLQAAFTVAHELGHVFNMPHDDSKQCATVNGDHWGSHMMASTLSNLDQLQPWSPCSALMVTSFMDNGHGQCLLDKPHKSQPLPATLPGTVYDADRQCRLTFGEESQHCPDLSTTCVALWCTVTTTNGLLVCQTKNFPWADGTLCGHDSFCLAGQCLSKTEAARHQTPVNGAWGVWGPWGDCSRTCDGGVQFSFRDCDSPLPKNGGKYCEGKRIQYRSCNTEICPDSNGVSFREEQCLAHNDISSQVSFGSGEGVEWVPKYAGVSPKDRCKLVCRAKGTGYFFILKPKVADGTPCSPDSTSVCVQGQCVKAGCDRIIGSSRRFDKCGVCGGNGSTCKKVSGALERARPGYQNVVTIPAGATHLDVKQRAPGGGRHDNSYLAVLRQDGTYLLNGDYKLMTLETDIALKGALLRYSGSSASLERLRSFSPLPEALTIQVLSVGDSPRPRVKYSYFAPRPALASPGGGTVARRQSINAIRELGDAEWTLREWGPCSQSCGGGTQQREVLCLNPQGRPSRECPEELRPLASRPCAPQPCPSWFLGEWSACSKSCDRGFRKRPLRCVGHNGRTLAHESCNPKDRPRPLLDLCNQSAC; via the exons ATGAAGTGGTTCGTTTGTGTCTCGTTCAGTTTGATTACCGCTCTGTGCGTGAGCGCGGCGCACGGCACATGGGAGGAAAGTACAGTTATACCGGTCAGACTCGACCCGGTTCGGCCGGAGAGGGAAGCCGAGCAGGGCCGGACCCTTTCGGTAGAGGAGCGAGAGAAGGAGTCGGAGATGCGGGTCTACCGGTTGGACGTATTTGGCAAACGGGTGGTCTTGGAGCTAGAGCCGGACCAGACCTTCCTGGCGCCTGGGTTTGTGTTCCATGTGGTGGGGAGCCCGGAGTTGCAGGCGCAGCGGGAATCTGACAGCAGCGCAGCCGAGACTCAGTGCTTCTTCTCGGGCACGGTGAACGGGGACGAGGACTCCGCAGCTGCGCTCAACCTGTGCCACGGACTACGGGGCGGCTTCTACCTCCAAGGTGAAGAGTACTTCATCTATCCCAATAATTCGACTGATGCACAGTCTGTTGATGGGGACCTCCACCTCATTCGCCGGAGAGGTCGGGAATCTTTTGCAGAGGAGAGCAGCTCAAAGTGTGGGGTCAACGAGGACGAGGACAGGTTgccagagaatcaggagacaaaAGTAAACCATGGAACCACTAACTCAGACCACCCAG CCCACCACCAGCGGTCCAAGCGCTTCGTGTCCACGCCTCGCTTCGTGGAGATCATGATCGTGGCCGATCAGTCCATGGCCGAGTTCCACGGTGCCGGACTCAAGCCCTACCTGCTGACCATCATGGCGGTGGCATCGCGCCTCTACCGCCACCCCACCATCCACAACTCCATCAGCCTAGCCGTGGTCAAGCTCTTGGTTGTCTACGAGGAGGAGAGCGGCCCCCAGGTGTCGTCTAACGCTGCCCTGACCCTCCGCAACTTCTgccagtggcagcagcagcacaaccCGCCCAGCGACCGCCACCCAGAGCACTACGACACGGCCGTGCTCTTCACCCGAACG GACCTGTGTGGCGCCCACTCCTGTGACACGCTAGGCATGGCGGATGTGGGCACGGTGTGCGACCCGGAGAGGAGCTGCTCCATCATTGAGGACGACGGGCTGCAGGCGGCATTCACCGTGGCACACGAACTCG GCCATGTGTTCAACATGCCCCACGACGATTCCAAGCAGTGTGCCACCGTCAACGGTGACCATTGGGGCTCGCACATGATGGCATCCACCCTGTCCAACCTGGACCAACTCCAGCCCTGGTCGCCTTGCTCCGCCCTCATGGTCACCTCCTTCATGGACAACGGACACGGCCAGTGCCTATTGGACAAGCCCCACAAGTCCCAGCCACTGCCTGCCACGCTACCCGGAACCGTGTACGACGCTGACCGCCAATGTCGTCTGACTTTCGGGGAGGAGTCACAGCACTGTCCCGACCTGAGTACCACATGTGTGGCGCTCTGGTGCACAGTGACCACAACCAACGGACTGCTGGTCTGTCAGACCAAGAACTTCCCGTGGGCGGATGGGACGCTGTGTGGCCATGACAGCTTCTGCCTGGCGGGACAGTGTCTGAGCAAGACGGAGGCCGCTCGTCACCAG ACTCCAGTCAACGGTGCCTGGGGAGTATGGGGACCATGGGGAGACTGTTCCCGTACCTGCGACGGAGGGGTGCAGTTCTCCTTCAGGGACTGTGATAGCCCTCTGCCCAAAAACGGGGGCAAGTACTGCGAGGGCAAGAGGATCCAATATCGCTCCTGTAACACAGAAATCTGCCCTGATAGCAACG GTGTGTCGTTCCGCGAGGAGCAGTGTCTGGCCCACAACGATATTTCGTCACAGGTGTCGTTCGGTTCGGGAGAGGGCGTGGAGTGGGTTCCCAAATATGCCGGCGTCTCGCCCAAAGACCGCTGCAAGCTGGTGTGTCGGGCCAAGGGCACGGGCTACTTCTTCATTCTGAAACCCAAG GTGGCTGACGGTACTCCCTGCAGCCCGGACTCCACCTCAGTGTGTGTGCAGGGTCAGTGTGTGAAGGCGGGCTGTGACCGAATCATCGGCTCCAGCCGTCGCTTCGACAAGTGCGGCGTGTGCGGAGGCAACGGCTCCACCTGCAAGAAAGTGTCGGGTGCCCTGGAGCGTGCCAG GCCTGGTTACCAGAACGTCGTGACCATCCCCGCTGGCGCCACTCACCTGGACGTGAAGCAACGTGCCCCCGGCGGTGGTCGCCATGACAACAGCTACCTGGCAGTGTTGCGCCAGGACGGCACCTACCTCCTGAACGGCGACTACAAGCTGATGACTCTCGAAACAGACATCGCCCTCAAGGGGGCGTTGCTACGATACAGCGGTAGCTCCGCCTCCCTGGAGCGTCTACGCAGCTTCTCGCCCCTCCCCGAGGCCCTGACCATCCAGGTATTGTCTGTAGGCGACTCGCCCCGTCCCCGTGTCAAATACAGCTACTTTGCCCCGAGACCCGCTTTGGCGTCACCTGGTGGTGGAACGGTGGCACGCCGCCAGTCCATCAATGCCATCCGGGAGCTGGGGGACGCTGAGTGGACCCTGCGGGAGTGGGGCCCATGCTCTCAGAGCTGTGGGGGCGGTACTCAACAGAGGGAGGTGCTGTGTCTGAATCCCCAGGGGCGGCCATCACGGGAGTGCCCGGAGGAGCTGCGCCCGTTGGCTTCACGCCCCTGCGCCCCACAACCCTGTCCTTCATGGTTCCTGGGGGAGTGGTCGGCGTGCTCCAAGAGCTGTGACCGTGGGTTCCGCAAGCGCCCGCTACGCTGCGTGGGACACAACGGGCGTACGCTCGCCCACGAGAGCTGCAACCCCAAAGACAGGCCTCGACCACTGCTGGACTTGTGCAACCAGAGCGCCTGCTAA
- the cyyr1 gene encoding cysteine and tyrosine-rich protein 1, producing the protein MLSVDMERTEAAGWKFLRDSLLLCLFTGHSEAQCDGCVEYCCEGSPPFCCSYYAFMGDVLSGTAISGIVFGVVFLMAALAAFFLCVCMCVKNGRGAQVDVFNTSYINTVSQGYPGPPPPYTYDYEMYPSAMRPPPYTPTPPRTDSYSPPPPYPGCNRK; encoded by the exons ATGCTATCAGTCGATATGGAAAGAACGGAGGCAGCGGGGTGGAAATTCCTACGGGACTCTCTCCTACTTTGTCTTTTTACCG GTCACAGTGAGGCCCAGTGTGATGGCTGTGTGGAGTACTGCTGTGAAGGCTCTCCCCCTTTCTGCTGCTCCTACTACGCCTTTATGGGAGATGTCCTCTC GGGCACGGCGATCTCGGGCAtcgtgtttggtgtggtgtttcTGATGGCAGCGCTGGCAGccttcttcctgtgtgtgtgcatgtgtgtgaagaACGGGCGAGGGGCCCAGGTGGACGTGTTCAACACCTCCTACATCAACACTGTGTCCCAGGGCTACCCAG gACCCCCACCTCCCTACACCTATGACTATGAGATGTACCCTTCGGCCATGCGCCCCCCTCCCTACACTCCCACCCCACCTAGGACAGACAGCTACTCCCCTCCCCCTCCGTATCCGGGCTGCAATCGCAAATGA